A genomic window from Planctomycetota bacterium includes:
- a CDS encoding DUF790 family protein, translating to MLTSEQAIVAYEGSRAVPDRLTRRTHAQYEGYARQMLLAYRQGAGKTRRELHRSVEGILANEPDCETRRVQAFCKLLDDASQFDSDPTGRAAKLRLQVFEFAAKLHPLVERRDQLFENTEAEAKARIAEQLGRPWDEIEGSLHADVLDFQCLRAFEPGYADAAALLARYNVAQVQACLYRAEQVIITAGADFKTLLRYAKLAQLLHDLRRLGPSRYRIELSGPASVLRETRRYGVNFARFLPALLACREWALEASVRTPWGRPAHLALTSRDGLHGHLPSPEEFDSTLEKSFAAKFGEERDGWRLHREAEVLFEGQTAFVPDFAFRHEDGTTVLFEIVGYWTPEYLAKKRETLRLFRDHRILLAVAERCLRPGASVPEDVIVYKAAIRLAPVLAALERIRSACGAAPPPGRRSR from the coding sequence ATGCTTACGAGCGAACAAGCCATCGTCGCGTATGAGGGAAGCCGCGCGGTCCCCGATCGGCTGACCCGCCGCACCCACGCGCAGTACGAGGGCTACGCGCGGCAGATGCTGCTCGCCTACCGGCAGGGCGCAGGGAAGACCCGCAGGGAGCTCCATCGCTCGGTGGAAGGCATCCTGGCGAACGAGCCGGACTGCGAGACGCGACGGGTGCAGGCCTTCTGCAAGCTCCTCGATGACGCAAGCCAGTTCGACAGCGACCCGACGGGGAGGGCCGCGAAGCTCCGCCTTCAGGTCTTCGAATTCGCAGCCAAGCTCCACCCGCTCGTCGAACGGCGCGACCAGCTCTTCGAGAACACCGAGGCGGAGGCCAAGGCCCGTATCGCCGAGCAGTTGGGCCGGCCCTGGGACGAGATCGAGGGGAGCCTCCACGCGGACGTGCTGGACTTCCAGTGCCTGCGGGCCTTCGAGCCGGGCTATGCGGACGCGGCGGCCCTCCTCGCCCGCTACAACGTGGCACAGGTCCAGGCCTGCCTCTATCGTGCGGAGCAAGTCATCATCACCGCAGGGGCCGACTTCAAGACGCTCCTGCGCTACGCCAAGCTCGCCCAGCTTCTCCACGACCTTCGGCGCCTCGGCCCATCACGCTATCGCATCGAGCTTTCCGGCCCTGCCTCCGTGCTCCGCGAGACCCGGCGGTACGGCGTGAACTTCGCGCGGTTCCTCCCCGCGCTCCTCGCGTGCCGCGAGTGGGCCTTGGAGGCGAGTGTGCGGACGCCGTGGGGCCGTCCCGCGCATCTCGCGCTCACGAGCCGCGACGGACTGCACGGTCACCTTCCGTCGCCGGAGGAGTTCGACTCGACCCTGGAGAAGAGCTTCGCCGCGAAGTTCGGCGAGGAACGGGACGGCTGGCGGCTCCATCGCGAGGCAGAGGTCCTCTTCGAGGGCCAGACGGCGTTCGTGCCCGACTTCGCCTTCCGGCACGAGGACGGCACGACGGTACTCTTCGAGATCGTGGGCTACTGGACGCCCGAGTACCTGGCGAAGAAGCGCGAGACCCTGCGCCTCTTCCGCGACCACCGCATCCTCTTGGCCGTGGCCGAGCGATGTCTGCGGCCCGGAGCCTCTGTCCCGGAGGACGTGATCGTGTACAAGGCAGCCATCCGGCTCGCACCCGTCCTGGCCGCCCTCGAACGGATACGGTCGGCGTGCGGCGCAGCTCCGCCCCCCGGACGCCGTTCCCGTTGA